The following coding sequences are from one Amphiprion ocellaris isolate individual 3 ecotype Okinawa chromosome 19, ASM2253959v1, whole genome shotgun sequence window:
- the nfil3-2 gene encoding nuclear factor interleukin-3-regulated protein yields MENLTSALKLNKNSGNNLNCLDTFNGYEESLPPIQGTPTRLGRLIKPKPNMSCRRKREFISDEKKDASYWEKRRKNNEAAKRSREKRRLNDMVLENRVIALNDENVRLKTELLQLKLRFGLISTASYIEKSQQIGGSSSTGNGGTSSSSSSNQYYSSGYSSGSQVMMNSDSSETEQSGRGEGHRQLVKYSPRGSLSDMSDGSSRDSPEPIPFEIKQEGDRLEMDIANGTTTQIMFNIHRGLASVPTHHQIQQHSQELEAAYHGQQQQQQHHIHQQPHQEPVTSINTVSQAAPHPPAAQRSVILYGASSASYPVDSLTRAQDVDLQAAQKQSSGSSQMCVGQLPQSITESSTETLAEVTKQLERKTLDSPSYELSDSHNEARGRQVYRVCRLPQQQLQQEQQQQQHQQEGDSSAELLQTQVEGVNHLYHHLQQQHHSYLRAQDEEPPVLTYEGGPRSEAYYQAQTTSSSKDTASSEDPCSPDKEASTDDEESPSSSGSDSSSFHNQHLTSVHQPASPLPSSQGCSQAQGWDPQAEVRGTALPHKLRLKHRAMSTGSSGGGHCSGQESPTTPPSATPPPLPQHPYLSLSLTPPQNIKRESTSGACKQVASAEGVRKESGKKETGARRNKRRD; encoded by the coding sequence ATGGAAAATCTGACATCAGCtctcaaattaaacaaaaactcaGGGAATAACCTAAACTGCCTTGACACCTTCAACGGTTATGAAGAGTCTCTTCCTCCTATCCAAGGGACTCCAACTCGCCTAGGGCGTCTTATCAAACCCAAACCCAACATGTCCTGCAGGCGAAAGCGCGAGTTCATATCTGATGAGAAGAAGGATGCCTCCTACTGGGAGAAACGTCGCAAGAACAACGAGGCTGCCAAGCGCTCCCGGGAGAAGCGACGTCTCAATGACATGGTTCTGGAGAACCGCGTCATTGCACTGAATGATGAGAATGTGAGGCTCAAGACAGAGCTGCTCCAACTGAAGCTGCGCTTTGGCCTTATAAGCACTGCCTCCTACATTGAAAAGAGCCAGCAAATTGGTGGGAGCAGCAGCACAGGTAACGGAGgcacctcctcatcctcctcctccaatcAGTACTACTCCAGTGGTTACTCTAGTGGTTCTCAGGTGATGATGAACTCTGACTCCTCTGAAACAGAGCAATCAGGACGCGGCGAGGGTCACCGGCAGCTGGTGAAATACTCCCCACGTGGCTCCCTTTCCGACATGTCCGACGGTTCCTCCAGGGACAGTCCAGAGCCTATCCCCTTTGAGATCAAACAGGAAGGTGACAGGCTGGAGATGGATATTGCCAACGGCACCACAACCCAGATTATGTTTAACATCCACCGTGGGCTGGCCTCTGTCCCCACACATCACCAGATCCAGCAGCATTCTCAGGAGCTGGAGGCTGCATATCACGgccaacaacagcagcagcagcaccacatTCACCAACAACCCCATCAGGAGCCTGTTACCTCTATCAACACTGTCAGCCAGGCTGCCCCTCACCCACCTGCTGCCCAGAGGAGCGTCATTCTGTACGGCGCCAGCAGTGCCTCTTATCCTGTGGACAGCCTGACCAGGGCCCAGGACGTCGATCTGCAGGCAGCCCAGAAGCagagcagcggcagcagccAGATGTGCGTTGGCCAGCTGCCCCAGTCCATTACAGAGAGCTCCACAGAGACACTGGCTGAGGTGACAAAGCAGCTGGAGAGGAAGACATTAGACTCCCCTTCGTACGAGCTCTCCGACAGCCATAATGAGGCTAGAGGCAGACAGGTGTACAGAGTTTGCCGACTTCCCCAGCAGCAactgcagcaggagcagcagcagcaacagcaccAGCAGGAGGGCGATTCATCTGCAGAGCTCCTCCAAACACAAGTGGAGGGGGTCAACCACCTGTACCAccatctccagcagcagcatcattcATACCTCAGGGCACAAGatgaggagccacctgtgctaaCTTACGAGGGTGGGCCGAGGAGTGAGGCTTATTACCAAGCCCAAACAACCTCCTCGAGCAAGGACACTGCATCCAGTGAAGATCCCTGCAGTCCTGACAAAGAGGCCTCCACGGATGACGAGGAGTCCCCCTCTTCATCCGGCTCAGACTCGAGCAGCTTCCACAACCAACACCTTACTAGCGTCCACCAGCCTGCTTCACCTCTGCCCTCCTCCCAGGGCTGCTCTCAAGCCCAGGGCTGGGATCCTCAGGCGGAGGTGAGGGGAACGGCGTTGCCCCACAAACTAAGACTCAAACACCGGGCCATGAGCACcggcagcagcggcggcggaCACTGCTCCGGCCAGGAGTCCCCAACCACTCCTCCCTCTGCCACGCCGCCTCCCCTCCCCCAGCATCCCTACTTGTCTTTGTCCCTCACGCCACCGCAGAACATTAAGCGAGAGAGCACGAGTGGAGCTTGTAAACAGGTGGCGTCAGCGGAGGGGGTCCGGAAAGAGAGTGGAAAAAAGGAGACAGGTGCACGACGGAACAAGAGGAGAGATTAG